The DNA segment GATCCGCTATATCGAGGCGTGATCAAGTGCACCCGTACCCGACGAAAATTCAAAATcgattttcgacttattttctCATCTAGAATCACCCCCCTTTCGGTTGCATCATCAGTTACCGATCATCTTGTGTATATAAATATCGCGAAATCGATCGACGACGCATCAGAGAGGATAATAACGATCGTTGGTTGGATTTTTCAGGAAAACTTGACGGACTCGAGGAGCGTGCCGTCGATGTACCCGAAAACTCTGACGTCCTCGTTGTCCATCGACCTGGAGAACCAGCACCAAATGGTACCGCAGTGCCCGGACTCGAAAGGATCGAGCTCGTCGTACGATCAGCTGAGCCCCATCGCGAGGAAACAGTTGGCCAACGCGTTCATCAACGAGGGAGGATCGATCGTGTCGCCGTCGTCGCCGATGATATCGTTCGACGGTTTCGACTACGATTCCAGCATGTCTGCGAGCGGGTTACTGCAAGTCGAGCCGGATCTCTTCGGCAGTCTGCTGGATCGGAATCTCGTTTAAGCCGTTTTAACGCGAATCGCGATCCAAGTCGCGCTCGTCTGGACGCGTGATTGAAATAAACGCGATTCAACCGAACGGGGGGAGAATAGGAGGAATCGACTCGCGGTTTCCATTTATTTCTTCTTTATACCGTGTCTCGCCGCGCGTATCGTCCGGATATACCGATATTTTTTCATTGGTAATCACTCTGCTACGTATAACATAGCGGTTATCGATTTGCGGGGACGTGGTTTCCACGCGCGAAAGTGCCAACGCATTTTTAGAGAGTTAGTTCGTGGTACGGAGTCTTTGCTACGGAGAACGTGCCTCGCGCGATTCTTCTCTCCGTCTGATTTTCTACCTGCACGGGACGAGTGCATTTTTCGAGCGCACGTTTCTCAGCGTTCATCGATTTGGGTCGTGAACGattagagaaagagaaaaaaaaaggaataagACACGACAGCCGATGCTCATCGTAAGCCACGTAATCGAAGATATCGTCGAGTACGATGAGGGGTGTATAAAACGATAAGATGACAACGTACGGCACTCGTTTCTGTGTTGCAGCCGGTTGATACGGCGCTTACGTATATATGCGACGAGCCGCTCGCGATAGCTACGCACGTACGACTTATCGCGAGTCTCTCGTCGTTGTTGttactgttctttttttttttttttttttttagagtttTTAACGAGGCCAATCCGATTATCAGTTGTTATTTACCATACGTATTTTCTAAGAATATTATTAAACCCTAACGCAATATACATATTTTTACTTAATCACGTATCGATACAACGCCACTCTAATAGCGTAACTAATTTTATTACTTTGCTATCGTCTCTGTATTTTTATTATCGTAACATCCATGATTATATTACTATTAATCCTATCTGTATTACAGTGTTGGTATAGATCAATATTATCGCGAGAGAAcaagaattattattattattattattattattatgattattattattattattattattattattattattacgagAATAAACAAATAAATGGTCTTTCTACCACGCCAATGGTCTTTCCACTTCTTCTACCGTACGGATCCTGAAATTGTACAGGATCGAATCTCGCTCGAGTCGAATCTATCGCGCGAAAAGGTATCGCAAGAAGCTTCGCACATTTAGAACCGTGCGTAGCGACCTGTCTACGATGACAGGTGTGGATACGATTGACGATCGTCCGTGCGCGCGATAGATGGGCCTGGTAAATGCCGTTTACAGCTGGCCGTCCGTGAAAGCGCTCTGGTTAACCGTATTCTCCATGAACCTGGCCGGGGTGCTCGCCTTAGCTCTGGCCATTCTATGGGCCGTACGATTCGAACGGGGCTTCGGTGATTACCTGAACCTCCTCGCTCCAGGTTAGTCTTAGCCAGGTTTCGCGAACGATTCGCAAACGAGAATGATAACAATTCGCGTAACACGTGTCGTTTCTATCTGTGTGGGTTGTTAACGAGCAGATCATCACGACGAGCAGGTAACGGTCACGCGTGGACCGTGGTGATCGTGCTCGCCGCCGTTTCCTGTTCCCCCGCCTATTACCTGGGACTCAAGTCTTGGTCGTGCTCGAGGCCAGAGCCAGCAGGAGCCGTCGATCCTCACGACGCGAACCGGCTATTGTTCGTCCACGTGCTCGCCTGTTTGCTCTCCGGATTCCTCGTGGCGGTCCTGAACGCGACTTACCTGGCGCTCTTCAGCGGATTCCAGCAGAAGAGCCGCGACGGCCTGACGGAGGCGATCGAGAGGTACACCAGCGACGTCGCGACCAAGGCGAGAGTGGACGCGGTTCAAACGGAACTCGAGTGCTGCGGGGACAACAGCTACGAGGACTGGTTTCGAGTCCCGTGGCTCAAAGTGTCGATTGAGGGGCCGGAGGACGTCGAGATGGGTCCTCGATTGGAAGAGCAGTGGGTATAATCGAACCGATTGCCGTTTACCTTAATTATCGATCCATTTAAACCATTTAAACTTTTGCGAGGCACGCCGCTTCTAACGTGGAAACCGTCTTTCAAGTAGATCGGTACCAGAGGAGCCGGAGGAGGACGACACCACGCCACCCGTCGACGTCCCGTTCTCCTGTTGCTCCAACGACATTCCTAAACCCTGCGTTCATCACGACATCCTCACTTCCAATACAGTCTACAATTATGACCCTAAACACTTGACCATTTCCGTCGAAGGTTGTCGCTCGAGAATTATCAGCCGAGGCGAGCTCATCAGAACGTATTTGGCGGGATATCTTGCACTCTTATCCGTGTACCAGGTACAGgcggtggtaaaaaaaaaataactctCGATAACTGGAATCGAATCTTATCAACCACTGCTTTCCACTTTCTAGATGGTTTTATCGCTCATGGCTCGACTGCTGCAAACTGCCCATAGCAACGAACTCTACGTAGGACCTCGAAAGACGCGTTATCACGTTTGGGTATTCTTCAGGCCGGATGAATTTCCCGAAAATGGGGACGAGGAACCGCGTCCTCGAGGAAAACACGCGCGACGTTCGAAGCGGAAGTTGTCCGCCTCGTTCGCGACGAGTTCCGACGAAGAAGAAACGCGTACACAGCGTAGTAGGAATAGAAAGAGCAACTCAAAAATGTTAACAAAGATTCGCTCGAAAATTGCCTCTGTAAAGTCGAAGAGCCTGCCTGCTGTAATTAGATCTAGTTTCCGTTCGAACGACTCTAGAGGTAAAACAAGAAGCGCTCGTAAGTTGGAGGAACAAATCGATCGGGACGAGGAGAGAAAGCTTCTATCGAATCGCGTAGCGAAATCTGATATCGTTACGAAGAAGCATCGCGAATCGGTGTACTCTTTATTATCGGACAATTCCTCGACCACGGAGTTGCCGTcaccgccgccaccaccgccaccgTTCGTGGTGACTCTCGATATGGAAACCGAGCAGGATCGAGTTCCTGTCGAAACCGTGCCTTCGAAATCTTCCAAGACGGAGTTGAACGCGGTTCAGGGAAACTTCATCGCGAATCAAAACTCTGGAAGGCGTGCAAAGGTGTTGGAAAGGTTCGTCAAAATTTGGGATCGCAGCGATCGAGCCACGCAGTACAGAGAAAGCGGAGGAGCGGACGATCCGAACGACAGTCGACGCAGTTCGAAGAGGAAAATCCGCGCAGAGTTAAGTTCGACGGATATTTACGACAGATTCCGCGGCAGTCTTCAGCACACTCTGGCCAGAAGGGACGCCATTCGAGCTCAAAACGAGTCGAGGAGATTTTCTAGACCCATAGCCGAGGAGGGTTTCAACTACGGGGACGTTAAACGATCCAACGTTCTAGCGAGGCTACGATGCAACAACGTGCCGCCTTGTTATCGTTTGTTGGCCGAGTTCGATAACCACGAACGAGCCGTGTCGCAGACGCATCCGATACCGCCGCCTCCGCCTCTGCCACCCCCACCGAATACGTACTCTCGAGATTCGAAGAGAATTCGCGAACGAAAGACCCTGCAGCGAGAACAACGTCACTGCGCCGTCTGCAATCGTCCCGTTCAACAGAGTCTACTAAGCTCTCTCTCTTCTCGCGAGTCTCTCGTCGAGACGCGCGAGGATGCTCGagcgtcttcttcttctctgcGAAGAAAAGCGGCTCCCGTCGCGTTCTTGCGCCGCAGGGACTATCCGAGAGGGGATTGCGCGCTCTCGAATCGATCTACTTCTATTTCTAAGCTCGTCCAACGTCGGTGACTCGGTTCTCTGTAAAACGTTCCCGCGATAATCATTAACGAGCTCTGTTCGAAGCAAACAAACGTAAAACATGTAACATTCACGGTCTCGTTCGTAAATCGTCGAACGTTCGGATAGTTTTGGACAAAGCGCTCGATGAATTACGAACGAGAGCGCGCGAGTAGGAGGAAATAGAAAATAGAATATGGTATAATACCTGATAGCGTGCGAACGGCAATCCAGTCTGAACGCGGTCGTACAATACTTGATGGTTTATTTGCCGAGAAGTAAAATACACAGGCATTTGTTATAATGGTACTGCCGAAGAATACTTCTTACGACTCTGTAATACATCTAGCGACAATACATCGGTACTAAAAAGAGAGAAGctgataaatttttttttttcttcttcgtcaATTCGTCTGTTTACCAAATACTTTACACATTGTTCGCGtacttcctctctttctctcgccatCTTCGAGTTTCGTTACTTCGTTTATTCTACATCCTCGTCAGCCATCGTGTTTACCCTACTTAAATAATCGCGACTGTTTTCTGTCGTCTCATTGTTTTCCGCTTCGAAGAATCGGAAAGCGGCGGCCGGTGAACGACGAGCCTCGGTGTTCGTCGTCGTGAGCAATGAAAGTgaaaacgaaagaaagaaaggaaagaagaagaagaagaagaagaaatggaCAGAGCACTCGATGGTCGTTCACCGTGGTCGTTTTCGTCTCGACACCTTGCACTTCTGCACGGTGGTCCCAATATGTGTTAAATCATCGCGATTGTTACTCCGTTTATCGCAAACGTTAAGACGTCGG comes from the Xylocopa sonorina isolate GNS202 chromosome 1, iyXylSono1_principal, whole genome shotgun sequence genome and includes:
- the LOC143423521 gene encoding uncharacterized protein LOC143423521, giving the protein MGLVNAVYSWPSVKALWLTVFSMNLAGVLALALAILWAVRFERGFGDYLNLLAPDHHDEQVTVTRGPW
- the LOC143428332 gene encoding uncharacterized protein LOC143428332: SRPEPAGAVDPHDANRLLFVHVLACLLSGFLVAVLNATYLALFSGFQQKSRDGLTEAIERYTSDVATKARVDAVQTELECCGDNSYEDWFRVPWLKVSIEGPEDVEMGPRLEEQSVPEEPEEDDTTPPVDVPFSCCSNDIPKPCVHHDILTSNTVYNYDPKHLTISVEGCRSRIISRGELIRTYLAGYLALLSVYQMVLSLMARLLQTAHSNELYVGPRKTRYHVWVFFRPDEFPENGDEEPRPRGKHARRSKRKLSASFATSSDEEETRTQRSRNRKSNSKMLTKIRSKIASVKSKSLPAVIRSSFRSNDSRGKTRSARKLEEQIDRDEERKLLSNRVAKSDIVTKKHRESVYSLLSDNSSTTELPSPPPPPPPFVVTLDMETEQDRVPVETVPSKSSKTELNAVQGNFIANQNSGRRAKVLERFVKIWDRSDRATQYRESGGADDPNDSRRSSKRKIRAELSSTDIYDRFRGSLQHTLARRDAIRAQNESRRFSRPIAEEGFNYGDVKRSNVLARLRCNNVPPCYRLLAEFDNHERAVSQTHPIPPPPPLPPPPNTYSRDSKRIRERKTLQREQRHCAVCNRPVQQTTIHRY